The sequence AAAGGCAACGCGATATGAAAACATCTCCTGGCTATCGTAATCCTTAATCCGTCCAAATGCGCAACTGACAACATTTTTCAGATGATGACGCGCGAGGAAAAGAATGTAAATGGACATCGCAAAGAAACCGCCGGAGCACTCCCATTTGATAATTGCTCCTGCCGCGGCGTGATTGGCAGAGATATCCAATCCCATATAAAGCGATATTATCTCTTGGACTTTCCCAAATAAATAGAAGAACCAGAAGCTGAAAAGCAACTCAGTTGGAATCAGGAAGAAGAAACCAAGCCCTGACAGGGTCAAAAGGATGGTTGTGTAGCTCATTCGGCCTTGTAGTTGCGGCTGATTGAATGCTGAGGCTAGATCGAATCTGAGCGGAATTTCAGGGATCCACGGAAAGTTGCGGTGCAAACCATTGAGGGTAAACAAAGCCACAGGTAGCGCTACGCCGTACCAGAACCATCGGTTGTTTAAAAATTCGCCTTGTCCGCGCATGATTTCGAGGGGCAGTTGGACTAAGGGGAAAGGCAGACGCTCATTCTCGACCCATTGACGTCGCAGGATAATTGACATACATAAGAATGCAAAGAAGACCGCCGCAACGAGGGCCAGCCAGTAAAGAGTTGACGTTGCCCATGCGCTCCATGGAATACTCATTCCACCGGGTAGCCCTTCGTAATACCAGCTTACGATTTGGGAGGGTGGAGTGGATTTCAAGTCCCACGGCACCATGAATTGCTTGAAATATGGGAAGTAAAGCTTGTCCCAGTGCTCTTTAGGCGCGAAATAGTTGATACCCACTTGCATCGGGAAGATGCGCTCCATTAGCCCACGGCCTGAAATAAGAGCGCTGAAAAGCATCATCACAAAGATAACTGCTAACTCTGGAGTTGATAGCGTCCAATTAGGATTTATTTTGCGTATAAACCGATTCGCGAAGGCTAATAAAAAGAGCAGCGCAATAGCAGCAGGCGGCAGAGCGAAAACACCCATCTGAATGGTCCCCTGTAGATCAGCCGATGAGACCACCAAAGAAACGATCCCC comes from bacterium and encodes:
- a CDS encoding DUF6785 family protein codes for the protein MIGKFPDSNIEQNPQIVTAIRPFRTLLIGAIGVGIVSLVVSSADLQGTIQMGVFALPPAAIALLFLLAFANRFIRKINPNWTLSTPELAVIFVMMLFSALISGRGLMERIFPMQVGINYFAPKEHWDKLYFPYFKQFMVPWDLKSTPPSQIVSWYYEGLPGGMSIPWSAWATSTLYWLALVAAVFFAFLCMSIILRRQWVENERLPFPLVQLPLEIMRGQGEFLNNRWFWYGVALPVALFTLNGLHRNFPWIPEIPLRFDLASAFNQPQLQGRMSYTTILLTLSGLGFFFLIPTELLFSFWFFYLFGKVQEIISLYMGLDISANHAAAGAIIKWECSGGFFAMSIYILFLARHHLKNVVSCAFGRIKDYDSQEMFSYRVAFWGFVGALVFIVFWCSLIGMTWWVTLSIYGIYLLVQGLVMARATAEGGLWCTEACFTPSDILTMEKYSILGAQNLALTPFTDRLFTRDLRGIPITGLMDAHKIGDDVALKRKTLLRMLGFGLILTLIIGTFIHLWFPYTFGAGNLYKYDFQGENIRFFRQNAPFMSGGQSAPIPWVRPVFFVIGLVVTGVMAFFRTRFPWFPFHPLGFAMSATWGVVCFWFVMLIAWLIKVPVLRYGGMPMYRKMRPFFLGLIFGEFMMAVLWTVLRLIWRIETPVFPWP